In a single window of the Rhodothermia bacterium genome:
- a CDS encoding Rrf2 family transcriptional regulator, whose translation MFSNSCIYALRAVLHLAQQPTPQERLGVKSMAAVLEIPEPYLAKVLQVLARFGVISSAKGPGGGFYLTPEQLDAPILRVVEVTDGLGELMRCVMGFTSCSAENPCFLHDSFSTARHKVMHQLKHHSIRESAQNQAALLERQGLLTFSPD comes from the coding sequence ATGTTTTCTAACTCTTGCATTTATGCCTTACGTGCCGTTTTGCATTTGGCACAACAACCCACACCACAGGAACGCTTGGGCGTTAAAAGCATGGCGGCGGTCTTGGAAATTCCAGAGCCTTATCTGGCCAAAGTCCTCCAAGTACTGGCACGGTTTGGGGTGATTTCCTCTGCAAAAGGCCCTGGAGGTGGTTTTTACCTGACCCCTGAGCAATTGGATGCCCCAATTTTACGTGTTGTTGAGGTAACAGACGGCTTAGGAGAGTTGATGCGGTGCGTAATGGGCTTCACCTCTTGCTCGGCGGAGAACCCCTGCTTTCTACATGATAGCTTTTCAACAGCCCGTCACAAGGTCATGCACCAACTCAAACACCATTCTATCCGCGAAAGTGCCCAAAACCAAGCGGCGCTTCTGGAGCGTCAGGGCTTATTAACCTTCAGTCCCGACTAA
- a CDS encoding cbb3-type cytochrome c oxidase subunit I: protein MKYASQKVAFWFFATCMLLLTLQLIYGFIMGFAHMGYDVLHDYIPFNAARAVHTNLLVVWLLTGFMGAAHYIIPDEVQSELYSVKLAYIQLVSLVVVGVIAVIGFHLNWWEGRKFLEIPRPLDYLVVVNVLTFLFNIGMTVFKANRASTTSIVLYTGLVAAALLYLPGMIYFENQTMDSYFRWWVVHLWVEGVWELIMGGILAYLLIKLTGVDREVIEKWLYVIVGLTFLSGILGTGHHYYYIGAPKYWLWVGGIFSALEPLAFLGMALFAINMYRRSGREHPNKLALMWTIGCAIMSFVGAGFLGFAHTLPQVNLYTHGTLVTAMHGHLAFWGAYAMIVLAIINYSMPLMTGRKRYSSMNGNLAFWLSNIGMLGMTGAFAVAGIAQVYLERKTGMDFLQVQREIEPHFLGLVLAATLFTSGIALYIYEFIQFGSPSDEALGVPEDTAIAV, encoded by the coding sequence ATGAAATACGCATCTCAAAAAGTAGCTTTTTGGTTTTTCGCAACCTGCATGTTACTGCTAACGCTCCAGTTGATTTATGGATTCATCATGGGGTTTGCCCATATGGGGTATGATGTTTTACATGATTATATCCCCTTTAATGCAGCCCGTGCCGTTCATACCAATTTATTGGTGGTTTGGTTATTGACGGGTTTTATGGGAGCCGCCCACTACATCATACCGGACGAAGTTCAAAGCGAGTTGTACTCCGTTAAGTTGGCCTACATTCAATTGGTCTCCTTGGTTGTGGTAGGTGTTATTGCGGTCATTGGGTTTCACCTGAATTGGTGGGAAGGCCGGAAATTCCTTGAAATCCCACGACCGTTAGACTATTTGGTGGTCGTAAACGTCCTTACGTTTTTGTTCAACATTGGTATGACGGTTTTCAAAGCCAACCGCGCCTCAACCACTTCTATTGTACTATATACAGGCTTGGTGGCGGCGGCCTTACTCTATTTACCGGGCATGATTTACTTTGAAAACCAGACCATGGATTCTTATTTCCGTTGGTGGGTGGTACATTTGTGGGTAGAGGGTGTTTGGGAATTGATTATGGGGGGGATTTTGGCTTATTTGCTCATCAAGTTGACGGGTGTGGATCGCGAGGTCATCGAAAAATGGTTGTATGTCATCGTTGGGCTTACCTTTTTATCGGGTATTTTGGGGACAGGACACCATTACTACTACATTGGTGCACCGAAGTATTGGCTTTGGGTAGGCGGCATCTTCTCGGCCTTAGAGCCATTAGCCTTCTTGGGAATGGCGCTTTTTGCCATCAATATGTACCGCCGGAGTGGTCGTGAACATCCGAATAAATTAGCCCTTATGTGGACGATCGGCTGCGCAATCATGTCTTTTGTGGGTGCTGGATTTCTTGGCTTTGCCCACACCTTGCCACAAGTAAACCTCTACACGCATGGTACTTTGGTAACGGCTATGCACGGTCATTTGGCCTTTTGGGGGGCATATGCCATGATTGTTCTGGCCATCATCAATTATTCCATGCCGCTTATGACTGGACGCAAACGCTATTCGAGTATGAATGGTAATCTCGCCTTTTGGTTATCGAATATCGGCATGTTAGGCATGACAGGGGCTTTTGCTGTGGCCGGAATTGCCCAGGTGTACTTGGAAAGAAAAACAGGTATGGACTTTTTGCAGGTTCAGCGCGAGATCGAACCTCATTTCTTGGGTTTGGTATTGGCGGCAACTTTGTTTACCTCCGGTATTGCTCTCTACATCTACGAATTTATACAATTTGGAAGCCCATCCGATGAAGCACTTGGCGTGCCAGAAGATACTGCTATTGCAGTCTAA
- a CDS encoding c-type cytochrome, which produces MLSKSQARLFFIVGTIFFSGIFLWLTVDTIQQVPNQTKAANITPAVDRGKQIWEANNCMGCHTIFGEGAYYAPELTKVVERRGEVWLKTFLKDPEAMYPGERKMTNYHFSDSQINDVIAFLKWAGEVDLNGFPAKPTLTANTVSAPAANTDLLKGAPATFSQLCTACHSVGGKGGNVGPALDGIATRMSPEEMTKRIKDPMSVKADSKMPKLGLPDGDITQIVAFLQTLK; this is translated from the coding sequence ATGCTTTCAAAATCTCAGGCAAGGCTTTTTTTTATTGTTGGTACTATTTTCTTCTCTGGTATTTTCCTATGGCTAACGGTAGATACCATCCAACAAGTACCCAACCAAACAAAAGCCGCCAACATCACACCAGCCGTTGACCGTGGCAAGCAAATTTGGGAGGCCAATAACTGCATGGGTTGTCACACCATCTTCGGAGAAGGGGCTTATTATGCACCCGAATTGACCAAAGTTGTGGAAAGACGGGGCGAAGTTTGGCTTAAAACCTTTTTGAAAGACCCCGAGGCCATGTATCCAGGGGAGCGCAAGATGACGAATTACCATTTCTCGGATAGCCAAATTAATGACGTGATTGCTTTTCTAAAGTGGGCTGGCGAGGTGGACCTGAACGGCTTTCCGGCAAAACCGACGTTAACCGCCAATACCGTCTCCGCACCTGCCGCCAATACGGACTTATTAAAAGGCGCCCCCGCCACGTTTTCGCAGTTGTGTACAGCATGTCACAGTGTTGGAGGCAAAGGTGGAAATGTGGGGCCGGCGTTAGACGGCATTGCCACACGAATGTCTCCAGAGGAAATGACGAAGCGGATAAAAGACCCTATGTCGGTTAAAGCAGATTCCAAGATGCCAAAATTGGGATTGCCGGACGGAGATATTACGCAAATTGTTGCCTTCCTTCAAACTTTAAAATAA
- a CDS encoding formylglycine-generating enzyme family protein translates to MASIKGGEYRAFYGKDEALVNVGDFELDVTLVTNAQFLRFVAENPEWQKGQVASIRSDSSYLAHWEGALRLGEKAPANAPVVNVSWFAAKAYCACMGKKLPTMDEWEFVARADENKADARNNPAAYQRWLDWYSEKPQQILRDVRRTPPNYWGVFDQYGLVWEWVSDFNAVLISGESRKDAKVDDKGLFCSGGAVGVEDLKNYAAFMRYAFRGSLKARYAIQTLGFRCARSKKR, encoded by the coding sequence ATGGCCTCCATAAAAGGCGGCGAATATCGGGCTTTTTATGGAAAGGATGAGGCATTGGTTAATGTAGGGGATTTTGAATTGGACGTTACACTCGTGACCAATGCACAGTTCTTACGCTTTGTAGCGGAGAATCCGGAATGGCAAAAAGGCCAAGTGGCCAGCATTCGTTCGGATTCTTCCTACTTGGCACATTGGGAGGGCGCGCTTAGGTTGGGCGAAAAAGCCCCAGCCAATGCACCCGTAGTGAATGTTTCTTGGTTTGCTGCAAAAGCCTACTGTGCCTGTATGGGCAAAAAATTACCTACCATGGATGAGTGGGAATTTGTGGCCAGAGCGGATGAAAACAAAGCCGATGCACGCAACAATCCGGCGGCTTACCAACGATGGTTGGATTGGTACAGCGAGAAGCCCCAGCAAATTCTCCGTGATGTTCGCCGTACACCGCCCAATTATTGGGGGGTATTTGACCAATATGGCTTGGTTTGGGAATGGGTGTCCGATTTTAACGCCGTTTTGATTTCGGGGGAATCTCGGAAAGATGCCAAAGTAGATGATAAGGGTCTGTTTTGTTCCGGTGGAGCAGTGGGGGTAGAAGACCTGAAAAACTATGCGGCTTTTATGCGGTACGCCTTTCGAGGTAGCCTAAAAGCCCGTTATGCCATCCAAACATTAGGATTCCGCTGCGCCAGATCTAAAAAAAGGTAA
- the nirK gene encoding nitrite reductase, copper-containing, translated as MKYIRTLALCLSVLGLGTAFVGCFSKTDEPISGKMVNAELTDPPFVPKADIGDRAPIKWRVDLEVIEKTARMADGVEYTFWTFGGVVPGKFIRTRVGDEVEFHLKNNPTSKLPHNIDLHSVTGPGGGAAASFTAPGHESVFSFKLINPGLYVYHCATAPVGMHVANGMYGLILVEPKGGLPKVDREYYVMQGDFYTKGAYGEQGLQPFDMEKAIAEKPDYVVFNGSVGALTGDKALKANVGETVRLYIGNGGPNMVSSFHVIGEIFDKVYIEGGDAINNNIQTTLIPAGGSAIAEFKVDVPGTFILVDHSIFRAFNKGALGMLKVEGQEDKTIYSGKQDDRIYQPEGGTIQTITADKPAAPVAKNLQERIAMGKTLYTANCQACHQAEGQGLKGAFPPLAKSDFLNADPKRGIQAIVNGLSGKITVNGENYDSIMPKMALTDEQTANVLTYVLNSWGNKGGEITPVQVKALRK; from the coding sequence ATGAAATACATAAGAACACTTGCGCTATGCTTGAGCGTATTGGGGTTGGGAACGGCTTTCGTAGGTTGCTTCTCTAAGACAGACGAGCCGATTTCGGGCAAAATGGTCAATGCGGAGTTGACCGATCCACCCTTTGTTCCAAAAGCCGATATTGGCGATCGGGCACCCATTAAATGGCGTGTGGACTTGGAGGTTATCGAAAAAACAGCACGGATGGCCGACGGTGTAGAATATACGTTTTGGACGTTTGGCGGTGTGGTTCCGGGCAAGTTCATCCGTACCCGTGTGGGTGATGAAGTAGAGTTCCATCTAAAGAACAACCCTACGAGCAAACTCCCGCACAATATTGACCTGCACTCGGTCACAGGGCCAGGCGGTGGTGCTGCCGCTTCATTTACCGCTCCTGGACATGAATCCGTCTTTTCGTTCAAACTTATCAATCCGGGGTTATATGTGTATCACTGCGCCACGGCGCCCGTCGGGATGCACGTAGCCAACGGCATGTATGGGCTTATTTTGGTTGAGCCAAAAGGTGGTTTGCCCAAAGTTGATCGGGAGTATTATGTGATGCAAGGTGATTTTTACACCAAGGGCGCTTATGGGGAACAAGGCCTACAACCTTTCGATATGGAAAAAGCCATTGCTGAAAAGCCCGATTATGTGGTCTTTAATGGCTCCGTGGGTGCTTTGACGGGCGATAAGGCGCTAAAAGCCAATGTGGGCGAAACGGTTCGCTTGTACATCGGAAATGGTGGGCCAAACATGGTTTCTTCTTTCCATGTGATTGGCGAAATCTTTGACAAAGTGTATATAGAAGGAGGGGATGCCATAAATAACAACATCCAAACCACCTTGATACCCGCCGGGGGATCTGCAATCGCGGAATTTAAGGTGGATGTGCCGGGTACGTTTATTCTGGTGGATCACTCCATCTTTAGGGCCTTTAATAAAGGTGCGCTGGGGATGTTGAAGGTGGAGGGCCAAGAAGACAAAACGATCTATTCCGGGAAACAAGACGATCGAATTTATCAGCCCGAAGGCGGAACCATCCAGACCATTACCGCCGATAAGCCCGCTGCTCCCGTAGCGAAAAACCTCCAAGAACGCATTGCGATGGGCAAAACGCTTTATACGGCAAACTGTCAGGCGTGTCACCAAGCCGAAGGGCAAGGACTGAAAGGGGCTTTCCCACCATTGGCCAAATCGGACTTCTTAAATGCCGATCCCAAGCGCGGGATTCAAGCCATCGTCAATGGACTCAGTGGCAAAATCACCGTGAACGGAGAAAACTATGACAGTATAATGCCCAAAATGGCGTTGACGGACGAGCAAACAGCAAATGTCCTGACGTATGTGCTGAACAGTTGGGGGAATAAAGGTGGGGAAATTACCCCGGTTCAAGTGAAAGCCCTCCGCAAATAA
- a CDS encoding Rrf2 family transcriptional regulator gives MFAKGTTYAIKAMCFLALQTKKEEWVSLATISSGIQSPIAFTAKVMQRLRKAALIISANGPKGGFRLPQNQRISLKEIVVAIEGSGLFERCGLGLETCSADSPCPIHPYYEGLKADLNRILEEAYLDELTWDLVSKRIGLG, from the coding sequence ATGTTTGCAAAAGGAACCACCTATGCGATTAAAGCCATGTGTTTTCTGGCTTTACAAACAAAGAAAGAGGAATGGGTAAGCCTTGCCACCATCTCATCGGGGATTCAATCTCCCATTGCCTTCACGGCAAAAGTGATGCAACGATTGCGCAAGGCCGCATTGATAATTTCGGCAAATGGGCCTAAAGGTGGTTTCCGATTACCGCAAAACCAGCGGATCAGCCTAAAAGAAATTGTTGTAGCGATTGAGGGAAGTGGTCTATTCGAGCGATGTGGTTTGGGCTTGGAGACCTGCTCTGCCGATTCCCCCTGCCCCATTCATCCATACTACGAGGGCTTAAAAGCGGACTTGAACCGGATTTTGGAAGAAGCCTATTTGGATGAATTGACATGGGATTTGGTGAGCAAAAGAATTGGTCTTGGCTAA